The Candidatus Dadabacteria bacterium genomic sequence TCATCTTTTTCCCGGTAATCTCACAGGCGTTAAGAAGTCCAGCACCCGATATTATAGCGGTCCCGTGCTGATCGTCGTGAAAGACGGGTATGTCCATTTCCTCTTTCAGCTTATCTTCTATGTAGAAGCATTCAGGGGCTTTTATATCTTCGAGGTTAATACCGCCAAAAGTGGGCTCAAGGTATTTTACGGTCTTTATGAATTCGTCTGGATCATCGGTATCTATTTCAATGTCGTAGGCGTCAACGTCTGCGAACTTCTTGAAAAGCACCCCTTTCCCTTCCATTACGGGTTTTCCCGCCAGGGCTCCTAGGTTTCCGAGTCCTAGTATTGCGGTGCCGTTCGAAGCCACCGCGACCAGATTTCCTCTGTTGGTGTATTCATAAGAGAGATCTTCGTCCTTGTCTATTTCCCTGCAGGGCTCAGCGACTCCAGGGGAGTATGCGAGGGAAAGTTCCCAGGCCGTGTCGCAGGGCTTTGTTGGTACGACTTCAAGTTTTCCTTTTCTTCCGCTTCTATGATATTCAAGAGCGGCTTCCTTCATATTTTTATCGCCTTCGCACATTTCTTGACCGATCCTCCGTCGGGTGTTTTAAAATGAAGAGTTAATTATATACAGAGATAAGTTTTGTGCAATTGCACCGGGAAATCAGCAGCAGCAAGAGCAGGATGGTTGTGAGCAACTTCCTGAGTCCTCGCTCTCGGAAATTCCCGAGTTCTCACTGCCACCACCTAATCCGAAGGTCGAGAACTGCTTTCCGACGTTCTGCGAATCGCAGCTCACGCACTTTATGATTTCACCGGAGTCAAGTACCAGAACTTCAAATTCCTCTCCGCAATCACAGCACTCATATTCGTATAAAGGCACTTTTACCTCCACCCCTATATTTAAACGTAACAAATATAAAAAATATTTATTCAGAGTCAACAAATTTTGAGGGTTAACTATCTAATTGACTGCAGGATTTCGATATCGCCTGGTTTCACTCCCTGCTTGCTTCGGGTATTTTGC encodes the following:
- a CDS encoding zinc ribbon domain-containing protein yields the protein MPLYEYECCDCGEEFEVLVLDSGEIIKCVSCDSQNVGKQFSTFGLGGGSENSGISESEDSGSCSQPSCSCCC